From one Rubrobacter xylanophilus genomic stretch:
- the coaD gene encoding pantetheine-phosphate adenylyltransferase has protein sequence MNVAICPGSFDPITTGHLDVIRRAAKLFDHVVVAVGSNLRKQPRLPAAERARLIEKVVADLENVSVEVMEGLLVDFAREQGARVVVKGLRAVSDFESEFEQAQLNRTLYPELETVFIMSASQHSFLSSSAVREIAALGGDVRGLVPDGILETVRQIYSRSDGKI, from the coding sequence GTGAACGTTGCGATCTGTCCCGGAAGCTTCGACCCCATAACCACCGGACACCTGGACGTGATCCGGCGGGCGGCGAAGCTCTTCGACCACGTGGTGGTGGCGGTGGGCAGCAACCTCCGCAAGCAGCCCCGGCTTCCGGCCGCCGAGCGGGCCCGGCTCATCGAGAAGGTCGTCGCGGACCTCGAGAACGTCTCCGTGGAGGTCATGGAGGGGTTGCTCGTGGACTTCGCCCGCGAGCAGGGGGCGCGGGTAGTGGTCAAGGGGTTGCGGGCCGTCTCGGACTTCGAGTCCGAGTTCGAGCAGGCGCAGCTCAACCGGACCCTCTACCCGGAGCTGGAGACCGTCTTTATAATGTCCGCTTCGCAACACAGCTTCCTCTCCTCCAGCGCGGTCAGGGAGATAGCCGCGCTCGGCGGTGACGTGCGCGGGTTGGTGCCGGACGGGATACTCGAGACCGTCCGGCAGATATACTCCCGCTCGGACGGTAAGATATAG
- the rpmF gene encoding 50S ribosomal protein L32, with protein sequence MAVPKKKTSRARRDRRRSHHALRGPGMVACPNCGEMRLPHRVCPECGYYKGRTVVAVEAVE encoded by the coding sequence ATGGCCGTACCCAAGAAGAAGACCTCGCGAGCCCGCAGGGACCGGCGCCGCTCGCACCACGCTCTGCGGGGCCCGGGGATGGTGGCCTGTCCGAACTGCGGCGAGATGCGCCTGCCCCACCGGGTCTGCCCCGAGTGCGGCTACTACAAGGGGCGCACGGTCGTCGCCGTGGAGGCCGTAGAGTAG
- a CDS encoding beta-ketoacyl-ACP synthase III — translation MNRAYGKMLGVGRALGSRVVTNRDLEAVLDTSDEWISTRTGIKERRFVAGGENCVTLAVEASRRALEHAGVPGSSVDLIVCATSTNPESMPSVACLVGEAVGAAGAGAMDISAACAGFSYAASVAGSMLASGIASRVLLVGADEMTSIVDVRDRSTGILFGDGAGAVVLDRGDGSSGFVDHILGADGRMAPLGRAGHPGDGRRPLYQNGREIFRFAVRMFPEMVEKIMARNGISPDEVQYIIPHQANARIIQAASRKLEVPEEKLVVNVDRFGNTSAASIPLSYPDIYDGLEPGRYIITVGFGFGLTWAANLYRI, via the coding sequence TTGAACCGCGCCTACGGCAAGATGCTCGGGGTCGGCCGGGCGCTGGGGAGCCGGGTGGTGACTAACCGGGATCTCGAGGCCGTGCTGGACACGAGCGACGAGTGGATCTCGACCCGCACCGGCATAAAGGAGCGCCGCTTCGTCGCCGGGGGGGAGAACTGCGTCACCCTGGCCGTCGAGGCCTCGCGGCGGGCGCTGGAGCACGCCGGCGTCCCGGGCTCCTCCGTGGACCTGATCGTCTGCGCGACCTCTACCAACCCCGAGTCCATGCCCTCCGTGGCCTGCCTCGTGGGGGAGGCCGTCGGTGCGGCGGGAGCGGGGGCGATGGACATCTCCGCCGCCTGCGCGGGCTTCTCCTACGCGGCTTCGGTCGCCGGGTCCATGCTCGCCTCCGGCATCGCAAGCCGCGTGCTGCTCGTGGGGGCCGACGAGATGACCTCCATCGTGGACGTCAGAGATCGCTCCACCGGCATCCTCTTCGGCGATGGGGCCGGGGCCGTGGTCCTCGACCGCGGGGACGGGAGCTCCGGCTTTGTGGACCACATCCTCGGGGCCGACGGGCGCATGGCCCCGCTTGGCAGGGCCGGACACCCGGGCGACGGCAGGAGGCCGCTCTACCAGAACGGGCGCGAGATCTTCCGCTTCGCCGTCCGGATGTTCCCCGAGATGGTGGAGAAGATCATGGCCCGCAACGGCATCTCGCCCGATGAGGTGCAGTACATCATCCCGCATCAGGCAAATGCACGCATAATACAGGCGGCGTCCCGCAAGCTGGAGGTTCCGGAGGAGAAGCTGGTGGTGAACGTGGACCGCTTCGGCAACACTTCGGCGGCCAGCATCCCGCTCTCCTACCCGGACATCTACGACGGGCTGGAGCCGGGGAGGTACATCATCACGGTGGGCTTCGGTTTCGGGCTCACCTGGGCGGCAAACCTGTACAGGATCTAG
- a CDS encoding YceD family protein: protein MNELIFLRRPGAEVGEQREYRSTFEVEPFDLHGRHHEVTDAEAEVTVTRLSDGVHLDLEVRATVHTTCDRTLQPVELPMRFGDSEFVSRPNDEELAVKDWMLDVPGYARRALPTEIPMQVFAPGTEPVRPADEEEELDPRWSGLRGLFGPDR from the coding sequence ATGAACGAGTTGATCTTTCTCCGGCGTCCCGGCGCCGAGGTCGGCGAGCAGCGCGAGTACCGCTCCACCTTCGAGGTCGAGCCCTTCGACCTGCACGGCCGCCACCACGAGGTGACGGACGCCGAGGCGGAGGTTACGGTCACCCGGCTCTCGGACGGGGTGCATCTGGACCTCGAGGTGCGCGCCACGGTGCACACCACCTGCGATCGGACCCTGCAGCCGGTGGAGCTTCCCATGCGCTTCGGGGATTCGGAGTTCGTCTCCCGCCCGAACGACGAGGAGCTCGCCGTGAAGGACTGGATGCTGGACGTGCCCGGTTATGCCCGGCGCGCGTTGCCGACCGAGATTCCGATGCAGGTCTTCGCCCCCGGCACCGAGCCGGTGCGTCCCGCGGACGAGGAAGAGGAGCTGGACCCCCGATGGAGCGGGCTCCGGGGCCTCTTCGGGCCGGACCGGTAG
- the rsmD gene encoding 16S rRNA (guanine(966)-N(2))-methyltransferase RsmD, translating to MRVISGEARGVRLAPAPRGVRPTSDRVRESLFNALGQFFEGGEVLDLYAGTGALGIEALSRGCHRATFVEKNPRAAATIRENLKRTGLEGRARVVVGDAVREMERLRRDGKVFNLIFADPPYRIAATGAEGLLRRAEALLAPGGRFILESGEEPALAEKKGETRRYGGTFVTIFERSEAK from the coding sequence ATGAGGGTGATCTCCGGGGAGGCCCGCGGCGTCCGGCTCGCCCCCGCCCCCAGGGGCGTCCGTCCCACCTCCGACCGGGTGCGGGAGAGCCTCTTCAACGCCCTCGGCCAGTTCTTCGAGGGCGGGGAGGTGCTGGACCTCTACGCCGGAACCGGCGCCCTCGGCATCGAGGCCCTCAGCCGCGGCTGCCACCGGGCCACCTTCGTGGAGAAAAACCCCCGAGCCGCCGCGACCATCCGGGAGAACCTCAAGAGGACCGGCCTCGAAGGGCGGGCCCGGGTCGTCGTGGGCGACGCCGTGCGGGAGATGGAGCGCCTCCGGCGCGATGGCAAGGTATTCAATTTGATCTTCGCGGACCCTCCGTATAGAATCGCGGCTACCGGGGCGGAGGGGCTTCTGAGGCGTGCCGAGGCCCTGCTCGCCCCTGGCGGACGTTTTATACTGGAGAGCGGCGAGGAGCCGGCGCTGGCAGAGAAAAAAGGAGAGACGCGCCGCTACGGCGGCACGTTCGTCACCATCTTCGAGAGGTCCGAGGCAAAGTGA
- the fabZ gene encoding 3-hydroxyacyl-ACP dehydratase FabZ translates to MRAPLGPAEIRELIPHRYPFLLVDRIEELEPGVRAVGVKCVTQNEPFFQGHFPDYPVMPGVLIVEAMAQVGAVGVMAVEKYRRKLALFAGIDGVRFRRQVVPGDVLRMEVEIGNLRGRVGRGRGRAFVGGERACEAELMFAFAERREESR, encoded by the coding sequence GTGAGGGCGCCGCTGGGACCGGCCGAGATCCGCGAGCTCATCCCGCACCGCTATCCCTTCCTGCTGGTCGACAGGATCGAAGAGCTCGAGCCCGGCGTCCGGGCGGTGGGTGTCAAGTGCGTGACCCAGAACGAGCCCTTCTTCCAGGGGCACTTTCCGGACTACCCGGTCATGCCCGGGGTGCTCATCGTGGAGGCCATGGCGCAGGTCGGGGCCGTGGGGGTCATGGCGGTGGAGAAGTACCGCCGGAAGCTCGCGCTCTTCGCCGGAATAGACGGGGTCCGGTTCAGGAGGCAGGTCGTGCCCGGGGACGTGCTCCGGATGGAGGTCGAGATAGGCAACCTCAGGGGCCGGGTGGGGCGCGGCCGGGGACGGGCCTTCGTGGGCGGGGAGCGGGCGTGCGAGGCGGAGCTCATGTTCGCGTTCGCCGAGAGGAGGGAGGAGAGCCGATGA
- the recG gene encoding ATP-dependent DNA helicase RecG: protein MNELPGVGPRIERALGELGISSLADLITHYPSRHEDLSNVRKISELRVGERATVLARVTGTRPVGRPVRGRYPGFTAQLYDGTGYIPAVVWGRHWLQGQLVPGARVVASGEVQRRYGIQLAVRNIELLDGEEGNAGPHAGRFVPVYPANRHIPPRRIRTLVHRALSLAGRILDPLPAGLLARQRLPALHDAIHEMHFPHDRRSLQAAMRRLVFQELFLIQAALAARKAHAARYERGRSHAGDGSLLNPYLEGLPFGFTKAQQRVLEEILRDMRSERPMRRLLQGDVGSGKTAVAVAALLTAVEAGGQGALMAPTEVLAEQHYLSISGALADLPVRVVLLTGSQGAARRREALEALRSGEAQIAVGTHALIQKEVDFRDLSLVVVDEQHRFGVGQRTTIREKGRTPDTLIMTATPIPRTLSLTLYGDLEVSVIDELPPGRKPVQTRLVPLARREEAYEEVRRELEKGRQAYVICPLVEESEALEEVRAAEELYEELRREIFPGRSVGLLHGRMRPQEKREAMAAFREGETEVLVATVVVEVGVDVPNASVIVIEGAERFGLSQLHQLRGRVCRGTHPPKCLLVADPATEEAGRRLEALVEHQDGFRLSEVDLAIRGEGTLFGSRQSGVPDLKVAKLLRDVEILVEARREAFDLVAGDPSLRDPLHRPLRREIREVLGHDVEWLFRE from the coding sequence GTGAACGAACTGCCGGGCGTGGGGCCCCGGATAGAGCGGGCGCTCGGGGAGCTCGGCATCTCCTCGCTCGCCGACCTCATCACCCACTACCCCTCCCGCCACGAGGATCTCTCCAACGTCCGGAAGATCTCCGAGCTGCGGGTGGGGGAGCGGGCCACCGTCCTGGCACGGGTGACGGGCACCCGGCCCGTCGGCCGGCCCGTCCGGGGCCGGTATCCGGGGTTTACTGCCCAGCTCTACGACGGTACCGGCTACATCCCCGCCGTCGTGTGGGGACGCCACTGGCTGCAGGGGCAGCTCGTTCCCGGCGCCCGGGTGGTGGCGTCGGGGGAGGTTCAGCGGCGCTACGGGATACAGCTCGCCGTCCGGAACATCGAGCTGTTGGACGGCGAGGAGGGGAACGCGGGGCCTCACGCGGGGCGCTTCGTGCCCGTCTACCCGGCCAACCGGCACATCCCGCCGCGCAGGATCAGAACCCTCGTCCACCGGGCGCTGTCTTTGGCGGGCAGGATACTCGACCCTCTCCCGGCAGGTCTGCTCGCCCGGCAGAGGTTGCCGGCGCTCCACGACGCCATCCACGAGATGCACTTCCCCCACGACCGGCGCTCGCTGCAGGCCGCGATGCGGCGCCTGGTCTTCCAGGAGCTCTTCCTGATCCAGGCGGCTCTGGCCGCCCGCAAGGCCCACGCCGCCCGCTACGAGAGGGGGCGCTCCCACGCCGGCGACGGCTCGCTGCTGAACCCCTACCTGGAGGGGCTGCCCTTCGGCTTCACCAAAGCCCAGCAGCGGGTGCTGGAGGAGATCCTCCGGGACATGCGCTCCGAGAGGCCCATGCGCCGCCTGCTTCAGGGTGACGTGGGCAGCGGCAAGACCGCGGTCGCCGTCGCCGCCCTCCTCACCGCCGTGGAGGCCGGGGGGCAGGGGGCGCTCATGGCTCCCACCGAGGTGCTTGCCGAGCAGCACTACCTCTCCATCTCCGGCGCCCTGGCGGATCTGCCCGTGAGGGTTGTCCTGCTCACCGGCTCGCAGGGGGCCGCCCGGCGGCGCGAGGCGCTCGAAGCCTTGCGCTCGGGGGAGGCCCAGATCGCCGTGGGCACCCACGCCCTCATCCAGAAGGAGGTGGACTTCAGGGACCTCTCGCTCGTGGTCGTCGACGAGCAGCACCGCTTCGGGGTGGGCCAGCGGACCACCATCCGGGAGAAGGGGCGGACGCCGGACACCCTGATCATGACGGCTACCCCCATCCCGCGCACCCTCTCGCTCACCCTCTACGGAGATCTCGAGGTTTCGGTCATCGACGAGCTGCCGCCCGGGCGCAAGCCGGTGCAGACCCGCCTGGTGCCGCTCGCACGTCGCGAGGAGGCCTACGAAGAGGTCCGGCGGGAGCTCGAGAAAGGCCGGCAGGCGTACGTGATCTGTCCGCTCGTCGAGGAGTCCGAGGCCCTGGAGGAGGTGCGGGCCGCCGAGGAGCTCTACGAGGAGCTGCGGCGGGAGATCTTCCCGGGGCGCAGCGTCGGCCTCTTGCACGGCCGGATGCGCCCGCAGGAGAAGCGGGAGGCGATGGCCGCCTTCCGGGAAGGTGAGACGGAGGTGCTCGTCGCGACCGTGGTGGTCGAAGTGGGAGTGGACGTCCCCAACGCCAGCGTCATCGTCATCGAGGGGGCCGAACGCTTCGGTCTCTCCCAGCTGCACCAGCTGCGGGGGCGCGTCTGCCGGGGAACCCACCCCCCGAAGTGCCTCCTCGTCGCCGACCCCGCCACCGAGGAGGCCGGGCGGCGCCTCGAGGCCCTCGTCGAGCACCAGGACGGTTTCCGGCTCTCCGAGGTGGACCTGGCGATCCGGGGCGAGGGTACCCTCTTCGGCAGCCGCCAGAGCGGGGTCCCGGACCTCAAGGTCGCCAAGCTCCTGCGCGACGTGGAGATCCTTGTCGAGGCCCGCCGCGAGGCCTTCGACCTCGTCGCCGGCGACCCTTCCCTCCGTGATCCCCTCCACCGTCCGCTCCGGCGCGAGATCCGCGAGGTGCTCGGCCACGACGTGGAGTGGCTGTTCAGGGAATGA
- the plsX gene encoding phosphate acyltransferase PlsX yields the protein MRIAVDALGGDNAPQEIVAGTLSAARRLPGANFVLVGEPGVIGPLLERAPRNVALQASGGAVRMDEEPATALRSRPDASVSVAARLLRSGEADALFSAGNTGATVAAALLHLGRIEGCRRPAIATVLPFSHPTLLLDVGATVACRAQDLLNFAILGSVFAKRYLETEGAPRVGLLNVGEEPGKGHDLAREAHRLIAESPQIAFVGNVEGRDLGSGKADVVVTDGFTGNAVLKTAEGVARECLRLVRDALYGSLVGRVAALAARPRLLAVRDQVDPENYGGSFLLGVRGPVVIGHGNSTARGVENALVGIVRAGGGLVYELEAVLSRRQTVREEGA from the coding sequence GTGCGCATCGCGGTAGACGCTCTTGGCGGCGACAACGCGCCGCAGGAGATCGTCGCCGGCACGCTGTCCGCCGCCCGCCGGCTTCCGGGGGCGAACTTCGTGCTGGTGGGAGAACCCGGCGTGATTGGCCCGTTGCTCGAGAGGGCTCCCCGGAACGTGGCTCTGCAGGCTTCGGGTGGTGCCGTCCGGATGGACGAGGAGCCCGCGACGGCTCTCCGCTCGCGACCCGACGCGAGCGTCTCCGTAGCCGCCCGGCTGCTTCGCTCCGGGGAGGCCGACGCCCTCTTCTCCGCCGGCAACACCGGTGCGACGGTGGCGGCGGCGCTGCTGCACCTCGGAAGGATCGAGGGCTGCCGCCGGCCGGCCATAGCCACCGTGCTGCCCTTCTCGCACCCCACCCTGCTGCTGGACGTGGGGGCGACGGTGGCCTGCCGGGCGCAGGACCTGCTGAATTTCGCTATCCTTGGCAGCGTGTTCGCGAAGCGTTATCTCGAGACTGAGGGCGCGCCCCGCGTGGGCCTGCTGAACGTCGGTGAGGAGCCCGGCAAGGGGCACGACCTCGCCCGGGAGGCTCACCGGCTCATCGCCGAGAGCCCGCAGATAGCCTTCGTCGGCAACGTGGAGGGCCGGGACCTCGGCTCGGGCAAGGCCGACGTGGTGGTCACCGACGGCTTCACCGGCAACGCCGTCCTCAAGACCGCAGAGGGGGTGGCCCGCGAGTGCCTGCGGCTCGTCAGGGACGCGCTCTACGGAAGCCTCGTCGGGCGGGTCGCGGCCCTCGCTGCTCGTCCCCGGCTGCTTGCGGTCAGGGACCAGGTGGACCCGGAGAACTACGGGGGCTCTTTCCTGCTCGGCGTGAGGGGACCCGTGGTCATCGGGCACGGCAACTCGACCGCCCGCGGGGTCGAGAACGCCCTGGTTGGGATCGTGCGTGCGGGCGGCGGTCTGGTGTACGAGTTAGAAGCGGTCCTCTCGCGCCGGCAGACCGTCCGCGAGGAGGGGGCTTGA
- the fabG gene encoding 3-oxoacyl-[acyl-carrier-protein] reductase: MIAEGRVAIVTGGGRGIGRAVAERLAREGAQVALSYRSNDAAAEETAELVRGAGVRCELFKGDVASSEEVKALFEGVNEAFGRLDILVNNAGITRDNIMLQMKEEEFDEVLRTNLRGTYLCTRAALRPMLRARWGRIINISSVVGLVGNAGQANYAASKAGIIGFTKSVAREVAQRGITVNAVAPGYVETELTGSLPEEIKRGILGQTPAGRFGEPGEVAEVVAFLAGEGAGYVTGQTIAVDGGMTMH; this comes from the coding sequence ATGATAGCCGAAGGGAGGGTCGCGATCGTCACCGGGGGAGGCAGGGGCATCGGGCGGGCGGTCGCCGAGCGGCTCGCGCGAGAGGGGGCCCAGGTGGCGCTCTCCTACCGCTCCAACGACGCCGCCGCCGAGGAGACGGCGGAGCTGGTGCGCGGGGCGGGGGTCCGCTGCGAGCTCTTCAAGGGAGACGTCGCCTCCTCCGAAGAAGTGAAGGCCCTCTTCGAGGGGGTGAACGAGGCCTTCGGCAGGCTGGACATCCTCGTCAACAACGCGGGCATAACCCGGGACAACATCATGCTGCAGATGAAGGAGGAGGAGTTCGACGAGGTGCTCAGGACCAACCTCAGGGGCACCTACCTCTGCACCCGGGCGGCGCTGCGGCCCATGCTGCGGGCGCGGTGGGGGAGGATAATCAACATCAGCAGCGTCGTTGGGCTCGTGGGCAACGCCGGACAGGCCAACTACGCCGCCTCCAAGGCCGGGATCATCGGCTTCACCAAGAGCGTTGCCCGGGAGGTGGCCCAGCGGGGCATCACCGTCAACGCCGTGGCCCCCGGGTACGTGGAGACCGAGCTGACCGGGAGCCTGCCGGAGGAGATAAAGCGGGGCATCCTCGGTCAGACGCCGGCCGGACGCTTCGGGGAGCCCGGGGAGGTCGCCGAGGTCGTCGCCTTCCTCGCCGGGGAGGGGGCCGGTTACGTCACCGGGCAGACCATCGCCGTCGACGGCGGCATGACCATGCACTAG
- a CDS encoding DegV family protein — protein MTTAVVTDSTTSLLPGYEERPDLRVVPLTFHFGPDETYTDKVDLTDEEFYRRLREAREFPTTSQPSTGAFVEAYEALDAYDDILVLTISRAFSGTYDSAVAAAQMVDRRVEVVDTRSAEMGSGLVLREAIRAIDEGASFEEVRRAAEAAVRRVRVFFAVGTLEYLAKSGRIGRAQRLVGTALDIRPVLTIREGEVVPFKRTRGRRRQMETIAEQLRPAIEEGRTLFFGHVDARDTLEELGRKLGIGDMLVARIGGVVGCHVGPGAYGVAFL, from the coding sequence ATGACCACCGCCGTGGTCACCGACTCCACCACGAGCCTCCTCCCCGGTTACGAGGAGCGTCCGGACCTGCGGGTCGTGCCGCTCACCTTCCACTTCGGGCCGGACGAGACCTACACGGACAAGGTGGACCTCACCGACGAGGAGTTCTACCGGCGGTTGCGGGAGGCCAGGGAGTTTCCCACCACCTCCCAACCCTCCACGGGAGCCTTCGTCGAGGCCTACGAGGCGCTCGATGCCTACGACGACATACTCGTCCTGACCATCTCGCGGGCCTTCAGCGGCACCTACGACTCGGCGGTCGCCGCGGCCCAGATGGTCGATCGGCGGGTGGAGGTCGTCGACACCCGGAGCGCGGAGATGGGCTCGGGGCTCGTGCTGCGGGAGGCGATCCGGGCCATAGACGAAGGGGCCAGCTTCGAGGAGGTGCGCCGGGCGGCCGAGGCCGCGGTCCGGCGGGTGAGGGTGTTCTTCGCGGTCGGGACCCTCGAATACCTGGCCAAGAGCGGCCGGATCGGCCGGGCCCAGCGGCTGGTAGGCACCGCGCTGGATATCCGGCCGGTGCTCACGATCCGGGAAGGAGAGGTCGTGCCTTTCAAGCGGACCAGGGGTCGGCGGCGGCAGATGGAGACCATAGCCGAGCAGCTGCGCCCGGCGATCGAGGAGGGACGGACGCTGTTCTTCGGTCACGTCGACGCTCGGGACACCCTGGAGGAGCTGGGCAGGAAACTCGGGATCGGGGACATGCTGGTGGCCAGGATCGGCGGCGTCGTCGGGTGCCACGTGGGACCCGGGGCGTATGGCGTGGCCTTCCTCTAG
- a CDS encoding ACP S-malonyltransferase, with the protein MAGRLAVVFPGQGTSGEQAGGEAWELARGRAAGDEVPYQLRVFAASMDLFSGLRGSGVWPDVVSGHSLGEYAAAVAAGSLGLEDAVELVAERDRLMTLASRKNPGVMVAVVGVDPGEVSRAAEETEGVVVAANFNSPRQTVISGEPGAVEAAAGKVGGRKIRLNVAGAFHSPLMREAALEMEGLLAGVTFRDPEVPMISGADGSVLERGEEVRLALQRQMLSPVRWVAVVERMVELGVREVVEAGEDGTLTRMLRDFRRKDLRGRRAGEVISA; encoded by the coding sequence TTGGCAGGCAGGCTGGCTGTGGTGTTCCCGGGGCAGGGCACCTCGGGTGAGCAGGCCGGGGGCGAGGCGTGGGAGCTGGCCCGCGGCCGCGCGGCGGGTGACGAGGTGCCCTACCAGCTGCGGGTCTTCGCTGCGTCGATGGATCTCTTCAGCGGGCTCCGGGGGTCGGGGGTGTGGCCAGACGTGGTGTCCGGGCACTCTCTCGGGGAGTACGCCGCCGCCGTGGCGGCGGGGAGTCTCGGGTTGGAGGATGCGGTGGAGCTCGTGGCCGAGAGGGACCGGCTGATGACGCTGGCCTCCCGGAAAAACCCGGGCGTCATGGTCGCGGTGGTGGGTGTGGATCCCGGCGAGGTCTCCCGGGCCGCCGAGGAGACCGAGGGGGTGGTGGTGGCGGCCAACTTCAACAGTCCCCGGCAGACCGTGATCTCGGGGGAGCCTGGGGCCGTGGAGGCGGCGGCCGGCAAGGTCGGGGGGCGGAAGATCCGGCTGAACGTCGCCGGGGCCTTCCACTCTCCGCTCATGCGGGAGGCTGCTCTCGAGATGGAGGGCCTCCTCGCCGGGGTGACCTTCCGGGATCCGGAGGTGCCGATGATCAGCGGTGCCGACGGGTCGGTGCTCGAGAGGGGGGAGGAGGTGCGGCTCGCGCTGCAGCGTCAGATGCTCTCCCCCGTGCGGTGGGTGGCCGTGGTCGAGCGGATGGTGGAGCTTGGGGTTCGGGAGGTCGTCGAGGCTGGGGAGGACGGGACCCTCACCCGGATGCTCCGGGACTTCCGGAGAAAAGATCTGCGGGGGAGGCGAGCGGGGGAGGTGATCTCTGCGTGA
- a CDS encoding DAK2 domain-containing protein: MTVRLAFIVAAAHAALKAQAARINELNVYPVPDGDTGTNMLLTLESVLKETSGRSYDSVEAAVKAGARAALMGARGNSGVILSQMIRGACEVLARRTTFTAEDFAAALEGAERRAYASIRQPVEGTMLTVIRDAARAAREALKEKGADLPTVIRAAAREAHASVRRTPQLLGVLREAGVVDAGGLGVAVILDGLYACVSGKRVEEEESAPEEGGAPDLEAIHAAEEAWGYCTEFFVNGFSGDPRELEEWMHGAGKSVLVVADEDLVKVHLHTQDPGRALSYASGYGRLSGVKVEDMEAQVRSRSEEEVPARELAVVAASRGEGNRGMFEAMGVLVVEGGQGANPSAADLLRAVERSGAREVVLLPNNKNIVPTAEQVAEMSEARVHVLPTTSIAAGLATMVGYDPEGEPEEVVGEMREILQGLRCAEITRAVRSARVEGRKVPEGAFIGLLDGALVAVGESVEEAAVQVCRTLVEDGAEIVTLLCGEGLEEEELGRLLERVRGLDEELEVEVKRGGQPLYPLQVVAE; the protein is encoded by the coding sequence GTGACGGTAAGGCTGGCGTTCATCGTGGCTGCGGCGCACGCGGCCCTGAAGGCCCAGGCGGCCCGGATAAACGAGCTCAACGTCTACCCGGTTCCAGACGGGGACACCGGGACCAACATGCTGCTCACGCTGGAGAGCGTGCTCAAGGAGACCTCGGGTCGCTCCTACGATTCGGTGGAGGCCGCGGTGAAGGCCGGGGCCCGGGCGGCGCTCATGGGGGCGCGGGGGAACTCCGGGGTCATACTGTCGCAGATGATAAGGGGCGCCTGCGAGGTGCTGGCGCGGAGGACGACTTTCACCGCCGAGGACTTCGCGGCGGCGCTCGAGGGTGCCGAGCGGCGGGCGTACGCCTCCATCCGCCAGCCGGTGGAGGGGACGATGCTGACCGTGATCCGGGACGCCGCCCGCGCCGCCCGCGAGGCCCTCAAGGAGAAGGGAGCGGATCTGCCGACGGTGATCCGGGCGGCGGCGCGGGAGGCCCACGCCTCGGTGCGCAGGACCCCCCAGCTTTTGGGGGTTCTCCGGGAGGCCGGGGTGGTGGATGCCGGGGGGTTGGGGGTGGCGGTGATCCTGGACGGTCTCTACGCCTGCGTGAGCGGCAAGCGGGTCGAGGAGGAGGAATCCGCCCCGGAGGAGGGCGGCGCTCCGGACCTCGAGGCCATACACGCCGCCGAGGAGGCGTGGGGCTACTGCACCGAGTTCTTCGTCAACGGCTTCTCCGGGGACCCGCGGGAGCTCGAGGAGTGGATGCACGGGGCGGGCAAGAGCGTTCTCGTCGTCGCCGACGAGGATCTGGTAAAGGTCCACCTGCACACCCAGGACCCCGGCCGCGCCCTCTCCTATGCTTCCGGCTACGGCAGGCTCTCCGGGGTGAAGGTCGAGGACATGGAGGCGCAGGTCCGTTCCCGCAGCGAGGAGGAGGTTCCGGCGCGGGAGCTCGCGGTGGTGGCCGCCAGTCGCGGGGAGGGCAACCGCGGGATGTTCGAGGCCATGGGGGTTCTCGTGGTGGAGGGCGGCCAGGGGGCCAACCCCAGCGCCGCCGATCTGCTGCGGGCCGTGGAGCGCAGCGGTGCGCGGGAGGTGGTCCTGTTGCCCAACAACAAGAACATCGTCCCCACCGCGGAGCAGGTCGCGGAGATGTCCGAGGCGCGGGTGCACGTCCTGCCGACGACGAGCATCGCGGCCGGGCTCGCCACCATGGTCGGCTACGACCCGGAGGGGGAGCCCGAGGAGGTGGTGGGAGAGATGCGCGAGATACTCCAGGGGTTGCGTTGTGCGGAGATCACCCGCGCGGTGCGTAGCGCCCGGGTGGAAGGGCGCAAGGTGCCCGAGGGGGCGTTCATCGGGTTGCTCGACGGCGCTCTCGTCGCGGTGGGTGAGAGCGTGGAGGAGGCAGCCGTTCAGGTCTGCCGCACCCTCGTGGAGGACGGGGCGGAGATCGTCACCCTGCTGTGCGGCGAGGGTCTGGAAGAGGAGGAGCTTGGGCGACTGCTCGAGAGGGTGCGCGGGCTGGACGAGGAGCTCGAGGTCGAGGTGAAGCGGGGCGGGCAGCCCCTCTACCCGCTGCAGGTGGTGGCCGAATGA
- the acpP gene encoding acyl carrier protein, with the protein MDREEILQKIQEITADRLGVDESEVTPEASFREDLEADSLDLVELIMELEEAFGMEIPDEEAEKITTVEEAVDYVVEHQTA; encoded by the coding sequence TTGGATCGCGAAGAGATACTGCAGAAGATCCAGGAGATAACCGCCGACCGCCTCGGCGTCGACGAGAGCGAGGTCACCCCCGAGGCCTCCTTCAGGGAGGATCTGGAGGCCGACTCGCTCGATCTCGTCGAGCTCATCATGGAGCTCGAGGAGGCCTTTGGGATGGAGATCCCGGACGAGGAGGCCGAGAAGATCACCACCGTCGAGGAGGCCGTCGACTACGTGGTGGAGCACCAGACCGCGTGA